The DNA window CATCTGCTCTCTGACTTCGGCTGACCAGCCTGTGAAGCAAGCCTCCGGGCAATCCGGAATGCAGCGGCCCGAGCCTTCTCGGGAGCATCGAGGACGGCAGGATGGGGAGCCAACCGGGCCGCAACGGGCGTGGCAGCCGGGCAAGTTGTGGAGCAAGTTCTTCGGTGAATGGCGCCCTAGCAAGCCCTCCGGATGACGGATGACGGTCCCTCGGAGACGAATCTCCGGACCACGACCTTGCCGGTCATTCATCCTATCAGGGGGGCTATCCCCCGAGCAGTCCCGGGGGCAGCCCGGGGCAGGAGGGGTGCCGCGGAAGGGAGCGGCGCTGGGTCTGTTAAGATACCCCGCTCATGTCGTCTTTTCGACAAGCGTGGCATCGCCGCCGCAGAAGCGAGCAGGGCAAGTTCGCAAGCAAATGAAGGGTCTGCTGACTCTCGCAGAGTAATCGTCGCGTAGATCCCTGCCTAGGCTCAGAATAACAAAGGGAGGCTTCTTCAGCAGTTACACGCCTCCCTTCTTTCCTCTCGATGTCAGACTGCGGCTTCACAGAGATGCTGTCACTCTGTCGCCGCAGGCGTCCCCTACGCACCCGTCGCGTCTACCCTGCCATCGGTGTAAACCGTTTGCTGAATAGGCTTTAGCTCTGCTCCGGCCTGTTGCCGAACCCTTTCTTCGGCACCTTGGTCTAATCCCGCGCCTGCAAGGTTAGAACAATACGGAGGATATCATGAAGAAGATTATCTCTCTGATTCTGCTCGTGGCAGTCTTCGGAGTTGCTTTTGCCGATGTTCCGCCGGCTCGGAGAGTAGTACCCCGGCCGGTGAACCAGCCACAGGAGTCGATCAGCCAGCCGGGCATTCTGGGTCCGTGGTTCCGGGTGATGCTGCGGTTTGTCAGCCCGTCCTACCAGTTGCTCATCCCCGAGTACAAGGCACCGTCGGAGCTCATCCCGGTTCCACCGGTCTGTGGCGTGGCCTGCTTCCGACTGCAGGTGCAGGGAATTGGCAAGTGAGGCGGTCCTACCGAGATGCTTGAAGGGCGCAGGTCTTGCGCCCTTCTTCTTTGCCGGGCCTCCCGAAGCGCCTCGCCGGCCATGTCTCAACCCGCCCATCAGTTCATCCCGCCCCGGCCGCGCTGCCTGCTGGTTTGACAACCACTCCCGCCAGTCCTAGAATCGGATGCGTACGAACCTGAACTGTTACAGTCGAGTACGGAGTGGGCAAGTGTTTCGCGATGCGTCGCAAGAAAGGAGCTAGCGTGGATCAGCCGACCAAAGCGCCTCGCAAGTCAAACACACGGATTTTCGTGTGGCTGGCGCTGATAGTGGTGGCCCTCGTCGTTCTGCTGTTCTTGACGTAGGGGTTGGCCACAGGCCGCCCCGACAACACCCGGCCCCCTGTTGCGTAGGGCGATGGTTGTGGTCGAGTGTCGCGAGTTGGGAGGTCTGCTTCGAGGCTTGAGTTTCGGCTCGGAATCGAGCATAATCATGCCGCTGTTCTCGGCCGGGTTCAGCCGGGTCCCAGTACCTGCCAGCCTGACCAGCGCCGGCCGGCGCACCAAGGAGTGTAGACCATGAGTGGACTGTCTCCGCCCACTGAAGCGCTAGCAGCCGAGCACCGGCTGACCGAGCGGATGTTAGCCGTGATGGAATGGCGGGTCGCCGAAATGGAGTCAGTCGGAACGGCTGACGTCGCCTTCATCGACGGCGCGGTCGAGTTCCTGCGTACCTATGCCGGCCGCTGTCACCACGGCAAGGAGGAAGACATCCTTTTCCGCGAGCTGGCGCGGAAGCCGCTTACAGCGGAGCACAGGCGACTGCTCGAAGAACTGACGGCCGAGCACGTCTTCTCACGCACGACCACCGCGCAGCTGGTCGAGGCGCGGACCCGTCACGCCGCCGGCCAGGCCAGCGCCCTGGCCGAAGTCATCTCCTGCCTCCACTTGTTCGTCGAGTTCTACCCGAAACACATCGCCAAGGAGGAACAGGAGTTCTTCCCCTCGGTATTGAACTACTTCACCGCCGCGGAGTTGAGCTGGTTGCGCGCCGAGCAGAATGAGTTTGACCGGAGGCTGGTCCATACGCTGTACGAAAAGGCGGTCGCGGCATGGGAACTGATGCCGAGCCAGGACAGCGATTCCGGTGCGGTTGCCGGGGGCGGCAGTCTGCCCGAACCGCCGATGGCCCTGCACTAGTGGCTCCTGACGCCCCGGCCCGGTTGACTGCTGCAGGAGCAGCGCTGTTGCGGTGAAGACGGCGGGCGTACTGCTTCTGACTGCCCTGACCGCTGTTGCCGTGGCCGGGGACCTGCTCGTGCGGATCGAGCCGGCGTCCGACGCGGACATCGAGTTAGCCGCGGCTTCTGGCGGAGCGTTTCTGCAGCGGTTCGACGGATGGTTCCTCGTCCGTGCCCGCCCGGACGATTTCCCGGCGTTGTCCGAACGGCTGAGTTGCCGGGCACTAGGTGCCGCGCTCGAGGGAAGGCGCTGTGTCTACGCACAAGTCGCGCCGGACTTCGACCGACAGCAACTGGCCGCGTGCGGTA is part of the candidate division WOR-3 bacterium genome and encodes:
- a CDS encoding cation-binding protein, producing MSGLSPPTEALAAEHRLTERMLAVMEWRVAEMESVGTADVAFIDGAVEFLRTYAGRCHHGKEEDILFRELARKPLTAEHRRLLEELTAEHVFSRTTTAQLVEARTRHAAGQASALAEVISCLHLFVEFYPKHIAKEEQEFFPSVLNYFTAAELSWLRAEQNEFDRRLVHTLYEKAVAAWELMPSQDSDSGAVAGGGSLPEPPMALH